A stretch of the Haloplanus aerogenes genome encodes the following:
- a CDS encoding cupredoxin domain-containing protein, protein MTTLRRREFLLAAGGALTSLAGCTAPNFPGGRRSNADATLYVGAYHWGFVVLDESGTERERVVFDPGSVVDVVAFNTSAEAALETLPSAVRGAVPDHEALEERNEERMPSPPGDDFHEALEHANEQYPDHSLAVMPSGQHMGGGMGGMMLHPIPLPADATSPTTARLTATQRGDYTLSCLTYCGYGHPYMERVGVLGVR, encoded by the coding sequence ATGACCACCCTCCGTCGTCGCGAGTTTCTGCTGGCCGCGGGCGGTGCCCTCACGTCGCTGGCCGGTTGTACCGCTCCGAACTTCCCGGGAGGACGGCGGTCGAACGCCGACGCCACGCTCTACGTCGGTGCCTACCACTGGGGGTTCGTCGTTCTCGACGAGTCGGGAACCGAACGGGAGCGTGTGGTGTTCGACCCGGGGAGTGTGGTCGACGTCGTCGCGTTCAACACGAGCGCCGAGGCAGCGTTAGAAACACTCCCCTCGGCGGTTCGGGGAGCAGTACCGGACCACGAAGCGCTGGAAGAGCGAAACGAGGAGCGTATGCCATCGCCACCCGGTGACGACTTCCACGAGGCGCTGGAGCACGCGAACGAGCAGTATCCGGATCACAGCCTCGCCGTCATGCCGTCCGGACAGCATATGGGTGGCGGCATGGGGGGGATGATGCTCCACCCGATTCCGCTCCCAGCCGACGCGACATCGCCCACGACGGCTCGCCTCACCGCGACACAACGGGGTGACTACACGCTCAGTTGTCTCACGTACTGTGGATACGGCCACCCGTACATGGAACGCGTTGGTGTCCTCGGCGTCCGCTGA
- a CDS encoding cupredoxin domain-containing protein, with amino-acid sequence MDRLTRRRTVQATIGLAVAGFAGCTGAPASDDAATDAPTAEHGEAESSHGDDGGHETEEGHDETTSSDGHHHGGDEVGSPTETAEVNMITNDAGHHFDPHVVRIAVGGTVTFVNESGSHTATAYHPGNDQPQLVPDGSDAWGSGLLTSQGATFQHTFDTEGIYHYYCAPHESLGMIGSVVVGDPDPHEAMAMREPPAAKSEAVHEKLRELNTTIETALGDDHD; translated from the coding sequence ATGGACCGACTGACGCGACGGCGAACGGTGCAAGCAACCATCGGGCTGGCAGTCGCCGGGTTCGCGGGCTGTACGGGTGCGCCGGCATCCGATGACGCGGCGACCGACGCCCCGACCGCCGAACACGGTGAGGCCGAATCGAGCCACGGGGACGACGGAGGCCACGAGACAGAGGAAGGCCACGACGAGACCACGAGTAGCGACGGTCACCACCACGGTGGGGACGAAGTCGGCTCCCCGACCGAGACGGCAGAAGTGAACATGATCACGAACGACGCCGGGCACCACTTCGACCCCCACGTCGTTCGAATCGCCGTCGGCGGAACGGTGACGTTCGTCAACGAGAGCGGAAGCCACACCGCGACCGCGTACCACCCGGGGAACGATCAGCCGCAACTCGTCCCCGACGGGTCGGACGCCTGGGGTAGCGGGCTGCTCACGAGTCAGGGCGCGACGTTCCAGCACACCTTCGACACCGAAGGCATCTACCACTACTACTGTGCGCCCCACGAGAGTCTCGGCATGATCGGGAGCGTCGTCGTCGGTGACCCGGACCCCCACGAGGCGATGGCGATGCGAGAACCACCGGCCGCCAAGTCCGAAGCAGTTCACGAGAAACTCCGTGAACTGAATACG
- a CDS encoding DUF7521 family protein, with protein MHIGLIIAKLVTMILGFLIAYQAYRGYRRSHRRSMLYLSVGFGFVSFGAVIEGVLFDVVGLTLENAATIATAIVAVGMFTILYALYGRESRELQG; from the coding sequence ATGCACATCGGACTCATCATCGCCAAGCTCGTCACGATGATCCTCGGCTTCCTGATCGCGTATCAGGCCTATCGAGGCTATCGTCGCAGTCACCGTCGGTCGATGCTCTATCTGTCCGTCGGGTTCGGCTTCGTCAGCTTCGGTGCCGTCATCGAGGGCGTCCTGTTCGATGTCGTCGGCCTCACGCTGGAGAACGCAGCCACGATCGCGACGGCCATCGTCGCCGTCGGGATGTTCACCATCCTCTACGCCCTGTATGGCCGCGAATCCCGGGAACTGCAGGGCTAA
- a CDS encoding helix-turn-helix transcriptional regulator — protein sequence MRRRADIVVGIVLLAILSIGGTLSWQAYRRRRALDQMMESMMGSSVGMVHGPNPLWYVLGTVLVAAAVGGVYLVVRRDFSTEPASMIPDESEPPSDDAQVNGGIDAETQSRTQVLDLLPNDERRILEPVIESPGITQIELRDRSDFSKSKVSQTVSELEKRGLLYRERQGRTYRVYPSDELRQAQ from the coding sequence ATGAGACGACGTGCCGATATCGTCGTCGGCATCGTGCTTCTCGCCATCCTGTCCATCGGTGGGACGCTTAGCTGGCAAGCCTATCGGCGACGGCGTGCCCTCGATCAGATGATGGAGTCGATGATGGGATCGTCGGTGGGGATGGTTCACGGACCAAATCCGCTCTGGTACGTGCTCGGGACGGTTCTGGTCGCGGCGGCCGTCGGCGGCGTCTATCTCGTCGTCCGGCGCGACTTCTCCACCGAGCCAGCGTCGATGATTCCGGACGAGTCGGAACCACCGAGTGACGACGCCCAGGTGAACGGTGGTATCGATGCCGAGACGCAGTCCCGAACGCAGGTGCTGGATCTGTTACCGAACGACGAACGCCGCATTCTGGAGCCCGTTATCGAATCGCCCGGCATCACGCAAATCGAACTCCGGGATCGGTCTGATTTCTCGAAGAGCAAGGTAAGCCAAACCGTGAGCGAACTGGAGAAACGCGGACTGTTGTACCGTGAGCGACAGGGGCGAACGTATCGCGTCTATCCGAGCGACGAGCTACGCCAGGCGCAGTAG
- a CDS encoding permease, whose product MQVVPVDGVLQSLRIGVGFLWTAAWAIIMGLVVTSLVQVYVSKERMAQVLGTGDLSGLTKATLFGAASSGCSFGAVAIGKGLFKKGAHAVNVLAFMFASTNLIVELGLMILILLGWEFLVAELLGGVVLIAVMALLVRLTLPETLFDEVRQELNRRDQEHGITEDPTCGMAGTDEYSLTTDEGETLTFCSKGCLETYQQEMASRGGWRDELRSWGGWYKVGNQYRKEWSMIWKDVVAGFLISGFVIVFVPRWVWNALFLQGDGILVSAENAIMGVAIAVISFVGSMGNVPFAVALWGGGISFAGVIAFVYADLITIPVLNVYRKYYGWKVMLYILGVFFVTMAFTGFLMEELFDALGIVPNLAGGQTATEQTFFERNYTFYLNIVAFALSGFLLYVYRRGLGAPGQYRDPVCGMRTDDSGPSAVHEGESYYFCSKTCKRAFESNPSKFAREGSAGEMEGEHDHH is encoded by the coding sequence ATGCAAGTGGTCCCGGTCGACGGCGTCCTCCAGTCGCTCCGCATCGGCGTCGGCTTTCTCTGGACGGCGGCGTGGGCAATTATCATGGGGCTCGTCGTTACGAGCCTCGTACAAGTCTACGTCTCCAAAGAGCGGATGGCCCAGGTACTCGGCACTGGTGATCTGAGTGGGCTCACGAAGGCGACACTGTTCGGTGCCGCGAGTAGCGGCTGTAGCTTCGGCGCCGTCGCCATCGGGAAGGGGTTGTTCAAGAAAGGCGCCCACGCCGTGAACGTCCTCGCGTTCATGTTCGCCTCGACGAACCTCATCGTCGAACTTGGGCTGATGATTCTCATCCTCCTCGGCTGGGAGTTTCTGGTCGCCGAACTCCTCGGAGGCGTCGTCCTCATCGCTGTGATGGCGCTACTCGTCCGGCTGACCCTTCCCGAGACCCTCTTCGACGAGGTTCGGCAAGAACTGAACCGACGCGATCAGGAGCACGGGATCACCGAGGATCCCACCTGCGGGATGGCGGGCACAGACGAGTACTCGCTCACGACCGACGAGGGTGAGACGCTGACGTTCTGTTCGAAAGGGTGTCTGGAAACCTACCAGCAGGAGATGGCCAGTCGCGGTGGATGGCGTGACGAACTCCGCTCGTGGGGCGGGTGGTACAAGGTCGGCAACCAGTACCGAAAGGAGTGGTCCATGATCTGGAAGGACGTCGTCGCAGGCTTTCTGATCTCGGGATTCGTCATCGTGTTCGTCCCGCGGTGGGTCTGGAACGCGCTCTTCCTCCAGGGTGACGGGATCCTCGTGAGCGCCGAGAACGCGATCATGGGCGTCGCCATCGCGGTGATCAGCTTCGTCGGGAGCATGGGCAACGTCCCGTTCGCTGTTGCCCTCTGGGGTGGTGGCATCAGTTTCGCGGGCGTCATTGCCTTCGTGTACGCCGACCTGATCACGATTCCCGTGCTGAACGTCTATCGGAAGTACTACGGCTGGAAGGTGATGCTGTACATCCTCGGCGTCTTCTTCGTGACGATGGCCTTCACGGGCTTTCTCATGGAGGAGCTGTTCGACGCGCTGGGCATCGTTCCGAACCTCGCTGGCGGGCAGACGGCGACCGAACAGACGTTCTTCGAACGCAACTACACGTTCTACCTCAATATTGTCGCGTTCGCGCTCTCGGGCTTTCTCCTCTACGTCTATCGGCGTGGTCTCGGTGCCCCCGGCCAGTATCGTGATCCCGTCTGTGGGATGCGGACGGACGATAGCGGGCCGAGCGCCGTCCACGAAGGAGAGTCCTACTACTTCTGTTCGAAGACCTGTAAGCGGGCGTTCGAAAGCAACCCCTCGAAATTCGCACGGGAAGGCTCGGCGGGGGAGATGGAGGGCGAACACGACCATCACTGA
- a CDS encoding DUF7521 family protein, translating to MAETTTEVVLLLVRVLVLVLGSLITYYSLDAYRRTGTYYMRDAAIGFGIVTFGVFIEGVLFEFIGLDLAVVHIVESAAIGLGFLVLLVSLRR from the coding sequence ATGGCAGAAACGACGACGGAGGTGGTGTTGCTCCTCGTCCGTGTCCTCGTGCTGGTACTGGGCAGCCTGATCACCTACTACAGTCTCGACGCGTACCGGCGGACTGGAACGTACTACATGCGGGACGCCGCGATTGGCTTCGGAATCGTCACCTTCGGCGTCTTCATCGAAGGCGTGCTGTTCGAGTTCATCGGCCTCGACCTCGCGGTCGTACACATCGTCGAGTCGGCTGCAATCGGTCTCGGCTTTCTGGTGCTGCTCGTTTCGCTCCGTCGCTAG
- a CDS encoding ArsR/SmtB family transcription factor translates to MNEERDTPDIFVILEDDYARAILEATRREQLSGKELSEECDMSRATVSRRVNTLLEHDLLVERTHIDPDGHHYSEYEAKLDRVHIQLLETGFDVRVEFREDAADRFAQLWETMRNE, encoded by the coding sequence GTGAATGAGGAGCGAGACACGCCAGACATCTTCGTTATCCTCGAGGACGACTACGCTCGGGCGATCCTCGAGGCGACTCGCCGCGAACAGCTCTCGGGCAAAGAGCTTAGCGAGGAGTGCGACATGTCGAGGGCGACGGTGTCTCGTCGCGTCAACACGCTACTGGAACACGATCTGCTCGTCGAACGGACACACATCGACCCGGACGGTCACCACTACAGCGAATACGAGGCCAAACTCGACCGCGTCCACATACAGCTTCTCGAAACGGGCTTCGACGTTCGCGTCGAATTCCGCGAAGACGCCGCCGACCGTTTCGCGCAACTCTGGGAAACCATGAGAAACGAATAG
- a CDS encoding SHOCT domain-containing protein, with the protein MLAVPLLVAATGTAAAHGSYGSGYGGGMMGGGAMGSGGWGLFGGAMGLLGVLWMVLLIAVPAYLGYLLVTRDTDDDDDEPLTILRERYARGDLSDDEFEQRREQLL; encoded by the coding sequence ATGCTCGCCGTTCCGCTGCTCGTTGCAGCGACCGGTACGGCGGCAGCCCACGGCAGCTACGGGAGCGGATACGGCGGCGGGATGATGGGCGGCGGCGCGATGGGCAGCGGCGGCTGGGGACTTTTCGGCGGCGCGATGGGGCTCCTGGGAGTCCTCTGGATGGTCCTCCTGATCGCCGTCCCTGCCTACCTCGGCTACCTACTCGTCACGCGCGACACCGACGACGATGACGACGAGCCGCTGACCATCCTTCGGGAGCGCTACGCTCGCGGCGACCTCTCGGACGACGAGTTCGAACAGCGACGAGAGCAACTCCTGTGA
- a CDS encoding SHOCT domain-containing protein, whose product MATLDQRDLTTIVLVVLAVLVLWPLLMMILGGMGMGMYGGMGGYGGMMGGPYGGGGSMYGLVGVVVQLIVLLVLLGGGYVLVRRLLSEHEGSDTAMEELRLAYARGDLSDEEFEQRRSKLQSDE is encoded by the coding sequence GTGGCGACCCTCGACCAGCGTGATCTGACGACCATCGTACTCGTCGTTCTCGCTGTCCTCGTCCTGTGGCCCCTGCTCATGATGATCCTCGGCGGAATGGGGATGGGCATGTACGGCGGGATGGGTGGGTACGGCGGCATGATGGGTGGCCCCTACGGTGGCGGTGGCAGCATGTACGGGCTGGTCGGCGTCGTCGTCCAGTTGATCGTCCTGCTCGTCCTCCTCGGTGGGGGATACGTCCTCGTTCGGCGTCTCCTCAGCGAACACGAGGGAAGCGACACGGCGATGGAAGAGCTCCGGTTGGCCTACGCCCGAGGTGACCTTTCGGACGAGGAGTTCGAGCAGCGACGCTCGAAACTCCAGTCCGACGAGTGA